The Pseudomonas kermanshahensis genome includes a window with the following:
- the recN gene encoding DNA repair protein RecN, with product MLVHLSIHNYAIVEHLDLELARGMSVITGETGAGKSIMLDALGLALGDRADSGVVRPGADKADILATFDLADIPEARTWLAERDLDNDGPCILRRVITAEGRSRGYINGTPCPLSDLKSLGELLIDIHSQHEHQSLLKTDTHRRLLDEYAGAIDLARQVQLAAKRWNQTRLELERLSNSGDEQRARHQLLSYQLEELDNLGLGENELVQLEQEHKNLTNAEALFGICRQVIDQCSESDSGNVLSALTSSLNRLGAATNSPKALGEAANLIASAQIQVEEAVGELNRFLDHFDADPMRLQALEERLDTIYTLARKHRVHPTELPHLQQRLMEELEGLNASDESIERLGEELAAYAQHYKERARELSALRQQAAQQLAVAVEQEVQRLGMPGGRFCIELTPNEGNDLSPHGLEQIELLVSANPGQPLKGLAKVASGGELSRISLAIQVITAQTSRIPTLVFDEVDVGIGGPTAEIVGQLLRRLGDRGQVLTVTHLPQVAAQGHHHLFVHKVRHSDTTHTAVASLGKRERVEEVARMLGGIDLTKESLAHARKMVVSGKA from the coding sequence GACAGCGGCGTGGTGCGCCCCGGTGCAGACAAGGCGGACATCCTCGCCACCTTTGACCTGGCAGACATCCCCGAAGCCCGCACCTGGTTGGCCGAGCGTGACCTGGACAACGACGGCCCGTGCATCCTGCGCCGGGTGATCACCGCCGAAGGCCGCAGCCGTGGCTACATCAATGGCACGCCTTGCCCGCTCAGCGACCTCAAATCGCTTGGCGAACTGCTGATCGACATCCACAGCCAGCACGAGCACCAGTCGCTGCTCAAAACCGACACCCATCGGCGCCTGCTGGACGAGTACGCCGGCGCCATCGACCTGGCCCGCCAGGTGCAATTGGCCGCCAAGCGCTGGAACCAGACCCGCCTGGAACTGGAGCGCCTGTCCAATTCCGGTGACGAGCAACGCGCCCGCCACCAACTGCTGAGCTATCAGCTCGAGGAGCTGGACAACCTCGGCCTGGGCGAAAACGAGCTGGTGCAGTTGGAGCAGGAACACAAAAACCTGACCAACGCCGAAGCCCTGTTCGGCATCTGCCGCCAGGTCATCGACCAGTGCAGCGAGAGCGACTCGGGCAACGTGCTCAGCGCCCTCACCTCCAGCCTCAATCGGCTGGGCGCCGCCACCAACTCACCCAAGGCACTGGGCGAAGCCGCCAACCTGATTGCCAGCGCGCAGATTCAGGTCGAAGAAGCCGTGGGCGAGCTCAACCGCTTCCTGGATCACTTCGACGCCGACCCCATGCGCCTGCAGGCCTTGGAAGAGCGCCTCGACACGATCTACACCCTGGCCCGCAAACACCGCGTGCACCCCACCGAACTGCCGCATCTGCAGCAGCGCTTGATGGAAGAGCTGGAAGGCTTGAACGCCAGCGACGAATCGATCGAACGCCTGGGCGAAGAGCTGGCCGCCTATGCCCAGCACTATAAAGAGCGGGCTCGCGAGCTGAGCGCCTTGCGCCAGCAGGCCGCGCAACAGTTGGCGGTCGCGGTCGAGCAAGAAGTCCAACGCCTGGGTATGCCGGGTGGGCGCTTCTGCATCGAGCTTACCCCCAACGAAGGCAACGACCTGTCGCCCCACGGCCTTGAGCAAATCGAACTGTTGGTGAGTGCCAACCCCGGCCAGCCACTCAAAGGCCTGGCCAAGGTCGCGTCGGGCGGCGAGCTGTCACGCATCAGCCTGGCGATCCAGGTGATCACTGCACAGACCTCGCGCATCCCCACCCTGGTGTTCGACGAAGTCGACGTCGGCATCGGCGGCCCCACCGCCGAGATCGTCGGCCAACTGCTGCGCCGGCTGGGTGACCGCGGCCAAGTACTGACCGTGACTCACCTGCCACAGGTCGCGGCACAAGGGCATCACCACCTGTTCGTGCACAAGGTGCGCCACAGCGACACCACCCACACGGCGGTGGCCAGCCTGGGTAAACGCGAACGGGTCGAGGAAGTGGCGCGCATGCTGGGCGGCATCGACCTGACCAAGGAATCCCTGGCACATGCACGCAAGATGGTAGTCAGCGGCAAGGCTTAG
- the fur gene encoding ferric iron uptake transcriptional regulator, protein MVENSELRKAGLKVTLPRVKILQMLDSTEQRHMSAEDVYKALMEAGEDVGLATVYRVLTQFEAAGLVVRHNFDGGHAVFELADGGHHDHMVNVENGEVIEFMDAEIERRQREIVAEHGYELVDHNLVLYVRKKK, encoded by the coding sequence ATGGTTGAAAATAGCGAATTACGCAAAGCCGGTCTCAAGGTTACCCTGCCTCGAGTAAAGATCCTTCAGATGCTCGATTCTACCGAGCAGCGTCACATGAGTGCCGAGGATGTCTACAAGGCCTTGATGGAAGCTGGTGAGGACGTCGGCCTGGCCACCGTCTACCGCGTGCTGACCCAGTTCGAAGCGGCGGGTCTGGTGGTTCGCCACAACTTCGACGGCGGTCATGCGGTCTTCGAACTGGCGGATGGCGGTCACCACGACCACATGGTCAACGTGGAGAACGGTGAAGTCATCGAGTTCATGGATGCTGAAATCGAGCGGCGTCAGCGCGAGATCGTGGCCGAGCATGGCTACGAGCTGGTGGACCACAACCTGGTCCTCTATGTGCGTAAGAAAAAGTAA
- the bamE gene encoding outer membrane protein assembly factor BamE domain-containing protein: MQNTKLLLTSLTLVGLLALAGCSFPGVYKIDIQQGNVVTQDMIDQLRPGMTRRQVRFIMGNPLIQDTFNTNRWDYLYSLQPGGGKRQQERMSIFFNESDQLVSLSGDFMPGVSRDQEILGGSSDTTVSPATQPEQATPQPEEKPAKPGSVEESIQREIDTIETTPVPTPAPLETSPQ, from the coding sequence ATGCAAAACACCAAGCTCTTGCTAACCAGCCTCACCCTAGTGGGACTGCTCGCACTCGCCGGTTGCTCGTTTCCCGGGGTTTACAAAATCGACATCCAGCAGGGCAATGTCGTCACGCAGGACATGATAGACCAATTACGCCCGGGAATGACCCGACGGCAAGTAAGGTTTATCATGGGCAACCCCCTGATTCAGGACACGTTCAATACCAACCGTTGGGACTACCTGTACAGCCTGCAGCCTGGTGGCGGAAAACGCCAGCAAGAGCGCATGAGCATTTTCTTCAACGAAAGCGACCAGTTGGTCAGCCTGTCTGGCGACTTCATGCCAGGTGTGAGCCGCGACCAGGAAATCCTTGGTGGCAGCAGCGACACCACGGTCAGCCCGGCGACCCAGCCAGAGCAGGCCACGCCGCAGCCTGAAGAGAAACCGGCCAAACCCGGTTCGGTGGAAGAATCCATCCAGCGCGAGATCGACACCATCGAGACCACTCCGGTCCCGACGCCGGCACCGCTGGAAACCTCCCCGCAGTAA
- a CDS encoding type II toxin-antitoxin system RatA family toxin: MTTHIQRSALLPYPAQALYDLVNDVASYPEFLPWCSASTVIEASDTHMRAKLEVAKGGMSQHFVTRNVLVPGQSIEMNLEEGPFSQLHGVWVFKPLGEKACKISLDLSFDYAGPLVRATLGPLFNQAANTLVDAFCQRAKQLNS, from the coding sequence ATGACTACCCATATTCAACGCTCCGCCCTGCTACCGTATCCCGCCCAGGCGCTTTACGATCTGGTCAATGACGTGGCCAGCTACCCGGAATTTCTGCCGTGGTGCTCGGCATCGACGGTCATCGAGGCCAGTGACACGCACATGCGCGCTAAGCTGGAGGTTGCCAAAGGTGGCATGAGCCAGCATTTCGTCACGCGCAATGTGCTGGTGCCTGGGCAGTCCATCGAAATGAACCTGGAAGAGGGGCCGTTCTCCCAGCTGCACGGTGTGTGGGTGTTCAAGCCGCTGGGCGAGAAGGCCTGCAAGATCAGCCTGGACTTGTCCTTCGATTATGCCGGGCCGTTGGTGCGGGCGACATTGGGGCCGCTGTTCAACCAGGCCGCCAATACCTTGGTAGATGCCTTCTGCCAGCGCGCCAAGCAGCTCAATAGCTGA
- the smpB gene encoding SsrA-binding protein SmpB, whose translation MAKQKKHPTGTIAQNKKARHDYFIEHKFEAGLVLSGWEVKSLRAGKAHLTDSYVLLKDGEAWLFGSHITPLTTASTHVIADPIRSRKLLLNKRELERVEAAVAQKGYTCVALALYWSKHLIKCEIALGKGKKEFDKRDTVRERDSNRELQRAVRNKGKED comes from the coding sequence ATGGCTAAACAAAAGAAACATCCGACCGGGACCATCGCGCAAAACAAGAAAGCGCGACACGATTACTTCATCGAACACAAGTTCGAGGCCGGGCTGGTCCTGTCCGGTTGGGAAGTAAAGAGCCTGCGGGCCGGCAAGGCGCACCTGACCGACAGCTACGTGCTGCTCAAGGATGGCGAAGCCTGGCTGTTCGGCAGCCACATCACCCCGCTGACCACGGCCAGCACCCACGTCATCGCCGACCCTATCCGCTCACGCAAGCTGCTGCTGAACAAGCGCGAGCTCGAGCGGGTGGAAGCGGCCGTGGCGCAGAAAGGCTACACCTGTGTGGCCTTGGCGCTGTACTGGAGCAAGCACCTGATCAAGTGCGAGATCGCGCTTGGCAAGGGCAAGAAGGAGTTCGACAAGCGCGATACCGTGCGCGAACGCGATTCCAACCGCGAGCTGCAGCGTGCCGTGCGTAACAAGGGCAAGGAAGACTAG
- a CDS encoding FCD domain-containing protein gives MVFDQVRQRRLSDDIVDRLEGMILEGTLTSGQRLPAERVLAEQFGVSRPSLREAIQKLVAKGLLISRQGGGNFVAESLGSTFSDPLLQLLEHSPEAQRDLLEFRHTLEASCAYYAAQRATEPDRARLKEAFDTLQDCYTRVDEVTRAEEGAADARFHLAIAEASHNAVLLHTIRGLFDLLKRNVVTNIGGMYQQRTETRDMLISQHRELYLAIVEGRAEDAREVSSRHILYVQEVLEEAHEEAQRVARAERRSGR, from the coding sequence ATGGTTTTTGATCAGGTCCGCCAACGGCGCCTGTCCGACGACATCGTCGATCGGTTGGAAGGGATGATTCTCGAAGGCACGCTGACCTCGGGCCAGCGCTTGCCGGCAGAGCGCGTTCTGGCCGAACAGTTCGGTGTGTCGCGCCCGTCACTGCGTGAGGCGATTCAGAAGCTGGTGGCCAAGGGGCTGCTGATCAGCCGCCAGGGCGGTGGCAACTTTGTTGCTGAATCGCTGGGGTCGACGTTCAGCGACCCGCTGTTGCAGCTGCTTGAGCACAGCCCTGAAGCGCAGCGCGACCTGCTCGAATTTCGCCATACCCTTGAGGCGTCCTGCGCGTATTACGCGGCCCAGCGCGCCACCGAGCCTGACCGTGCACGGCTGAAAGAGGCTTTTGACACGCTGCAGGACTGCTACACCCGCGTTGACGAAGTGACCCGGGCAGAGGAGGGCGCCGCTGACGCGCGCTTCCACCTGGCGATAGCCGAGGCCAGCCATAACGCGGTCTTGCTGCATACCATCCGCGGTTTGTTCGACCTGCTAAAGCGGAACGTGGTGACCAATATCGGTGGCATGTACCAGCAGCGGACTGAAACGCGGGACATGCTGATCAGTCAGCACCGGGAGCTGTACCTGGCGATTGTCGAGGGCAGGGCGGAGGATGCGCGGGAGGTTTCCAGCCGGCACATTTTGTATGTGCAGGAGGTGCTGGAGGAGGCGCACGAAGAGGCCCAGCGCGTGGCGCGGGCGGAGCGGCGCAGCGGGCGCTGA
- a CDS encoding lactate permease LctP family transporter, with product MQTWQQLYSPLGSLGLSALAAVIPIVFFFLALAVFRLKGHVAGSITLALSILVAIFAFQMPVDMAFAAAGYGFLYGLWPIAWIIVAAVFLYKLTVKSGQFEVIRSSVLSITDDQRLQVLLIGFCFGAFLEGAAGFGAPVAITAALLVGLGFNPLYAAGLCLIANTAPVAFGALGIPIIVAGQVTGIDAFHIGAMTGRQLPLLSLFVPFWLVFMMDGLRGVKETWPAALVAGLSFAVTQYFTSNFIGPELPDITSALASLICLTLFLKVWQPKRSFAQAKGSVGAAVVQSGGSQPSPYSFGEIFKAWSPFLILTVLVTIWTLKPFKAAFAPGGAMYNFVFNFAIPHLDQLVIKTAPIVAAPTAMPAVFKLDPISATGTAIFLSALISMAVLKINFKTGLTTFKETFWELRWPILSIGMVLAFAFVTNYSGMSSTMALVLAGTGAAFPFFSPFLGWLGVFLTGSDTSSNALFSSLQATTAHQIGVNDTLLVAANTSGGVTGKMISPQSIAVACAATGLVGKESDLFRFTVKHSLFFATIVGLITLIQAYWLTGMLVHH from the coding sequence ATGCAAACCTGGCAACAACTCTATAGCCCGCTTGGTAGTCTTGGCCTGTCCGCGCTGGCGGCGGTCATCCCTATCGTGTTCTTCTTCCTCGCCCTCGCCGTGTTCCGCCTCAAAGGCCACGTCGCCGGCAGCATCACCCTCGCGCTGTCGATCCTGGTGGCGATCTTCGCCTTCCAGATGCCTGTCGACATGGCCTTCGCCGCCGCGGGTTATGGCTTCCTCTACGGCCTCTGGCCGATTGCCTGGATCATCGTTGCCGCGGTGTTCCTGTACAAACTCACGGTCAAGAGCGGCCAGTTTGAAGTGATCCGCAGCTCGGTGCTGTCGATCACCGACGACCAGCGCCTGCAAGTGCTGCTGATCGGTTTCTGCTTCGGTGCCTTCCTCGAAGGCGCGGCCGGCTTCGGCGCCCCGGTGGCCATCACTGCCGCACTGCTGGTGGGCCTGGGCTTCAACCCGCTGTACGCCGCCGGCCTGTGCCTGATCGCCAACACCGCGCCGGTCGCGTTCGGCGCGCTGGGCATCCCGATCATCGTGGCCGGCCAGGTCACCGGCATCGACGCCTTCCACATTGGCGCCATGACCGGCCGCCAACTGCCGCTGCTGTCGCTGTTCGTGCCGTTCTGGCTGGTGTTCATGATGGACGGCCTGCGCGGCGTGAAAGAAACCTGGCCCGCCGCCCTGGTCGCCGGCCTGAGCTTCGCCGTTACCCAGTACTTCACCTCGAACTTCATCGGCCCAGAGCTGCCGGACATCACCTCGGCCCTGGCCAGCCTGATCTGCCTGACCCTGTTCCTCAAAGTCTGGCAGCCCAAGCGTTCGTTCGCACAAGCCAAAGGCAGCGTCGGCGCCGCCGTCGTGCAATCCGGCGGCAGCCAGCCAAGCCCTTACAGCTTCGGCGAGATCTTCAAGGCCTGGTCGCCGTTCCTGATCCTCACCGTGCTGGTCACCATCTGGACTTTGAAGCCATTCAAGGCCGCATTCGCGCCAGGCGGTGCGATGTACAACTTCGTGTTCAACTTCGCCATCCCGCACCTTGACCAACTGGTGATCAAGACCGCGCCGATCGTGGCCGCGCCGACCGCCATGCCAGCGGTGTTCAAGCTCGACCCGATCTCCGCCACCGGCACCGCGATCTTCCTCTCGGCGCTGATCTCCATGGCGGTGCTCAAGATCAACTTCAAAACTGGTCTGACCACTTTCAAAGAGACGTTCTGGGAACTGCGCTGGCCCATCCTGTCGATCGGCATGGTGCTGGCCTTCGCCTTCGTCACCAACTACTCGGGCATGTCCTCGACCATGGCCCTGGTCCTGGCCGGTACCGGCGCCGCGTTCCCGTTCTTCTCGCCGTTCCTCGGCTGGCTGGGCGTGTTCCTGACAGGCTCGGACACCTCGTCCAACGCCCTGTTCAGCTCGCTGCAAGCCACCACCGCACACCAGATCGGGGTCAACGACACCCTGCTGGTGGCCGCCAACACCAGCGGCGGCGTGACCGGCAAGATGATCTCGCCACAATCCATCGCCGTGGCCTGCGCCGCCACCGGCCTGGTGGGCAAGGAATCGGACCTGTTCCGCTTCACCGTCAAGCACAGCCTGTTCTTCGCCACCATCGTGGGCCTGATCACCCTGATCCAGGCTTACTGGCTGACCGGCATGCTGGTTCATCACTAA
- the lldD gene encoding FMN-dependent L-lactate dehydrogenase LldD encodes MIISASTDYRAAAQRKLPPFLFHYADGGAYAEHTLRHNVSDLASIALRQRVLKNMSELSLETQLFDETLSMPVALAPVGLTGMYARRGEVQAARAAAAHGIPFTMSTVSVCPIEEVAPAINRPMWFQLYVLKDRGFMRNALERAKAAGVKTLVFTVDMPVPGARYRDAHSGMSGKNGPMRRVLQAMTHPEWAWDVGVMGRPHDLGNISKYRGNPTGLADYIGWLGNNFDPSISWKDLEWIRDFWEGPMIIKGILDADDARDAVKFGADGIVVSNHGGRQLDGVLSSARALPAIADAVKGDLKILADSGIRSGLDVVRMIAMGADTVLIGRAFLWALAVHGEAGVKNLLELFEKEMRVAMVLTGAKSISEITRDSLVRELGA; translated from the coding sequence ATGATCATTTCCGCCTCTACCGACTATCGCGCCGCGGCCCAACGCAAGCTGCCCCCCTTCCTCTTCCACTACGCCGACGGCGGCGCCTACGCCGAGCACACGTTGCGCCACAACGTCTCGGACCTGGCCAGCATCGCCCTGCGCCAGCGCGTGTTGAAGAACATGTCCGAGCTCAGCCTGGAAACCCAGCTGTTCGACGAAACCCTGAGCATGCCCGTGGCCCTGGCCCCGGTCGGCCTGACCGGCATGTACGCCCGCCGTGGCGAAGTCCAGGCCGCGCGCGCCGCCGCGGCCCACGGCATTCCGTTCACCATGTCGACGGTATCGGTGTGCCCGATCGAGGAAGTCGCCCCGGCCATCAACCGGCCGATGTGGTTCCAGCTGTACGTGCTCAAGGACCGCGGCTTCATGCGCAATGCGCTGGAGCGGGCCAAGGCGGCCGGGGTCAAGACCCTGGTGTTCACCGTCGATATGCCCGTACCCGGCGCCCGCTACCGCGACGCCCACTCCGGCATGAGCGGCAAAAACGGGCCGATGCGCCGCGTGCTGCAAGCCATGACCCACCCTGAATGGGCGTGGGACGTCGGCGTGATGGGCCGCCCGCACGACCTCGGCAACATCTCCAAATACCGTGGCAACCCCACGGGCCTGGCCGACTACATCGGCTGGCTGGGCAACAACTTCGACCCGTCGATCTCCTGGAAAGACCTGGAGTGGATCCGCGACTTCTGGGAAGGCCCGATGATCATCAAGGGCATCCTGGATGCCGACGATGCTCGCGACGCGGTCAAGTTCGGTGCCGACGGCATCGTCGTGTCCAACCACGGCGGCCGCCAGCTCGACGGCGTGTTGTCCAGCGCCCGCGCCCTGCCGGCAATTGCCGACGCGGTGAAAGGCGACCTGAAGATCCTCGCCGACTCCGGCATCCGCAGCGGCCTCGACGTGGTGCGCATGATCGCCATGGGCGCCGACACCGTGCTGATCGGCCGCGCCTTCCTCTGGGCCCTCGCCGTGCATGGCGAAGCCGGGGTGAAGAACCTGCTCGAACTGTTCGAGAAAGAAATGCGCGTGGCCATGGTGCTGACCGGTGCCAAGTCGATCAGCGAGATCACCCGCGACTCGCTGGTCCGCGAACTGGGCGCCTGA
- a CDS encoding FAD-binding and (Fe-S)-binding domain-containing protein, whose product MSLPAAFLRDVERLIPAERRFDDPTSTLAFGTDASFYRLIPKLVVRVESEDEVVGLLQLAQRERVPVTFRAAGTSLSGQAISDSVLIVLGDNWNGREIRGQGEQIRLQPGVIGAQANAWLAPYGRKIGPDPASINACKIGGIVANNASGMCCGTAQNTYHTLAGLRLVLADGTRLDSEDPASVAAFEHSHADLLEALARLGRETRANTELADRIRHKYRLKNTTGLSLNALVDYDQPLDILQHLLVGSEGTLGFISAVTYDTVPDHPHKASALLVFPSVESCCRAVTVLKRQPVSAVELLDRRSLRSVQNMPGMPLWVKGLSDNACALLIESRAASQTLLHEQLHHVMASIADYPLEQKVEFSEDPAVYNQLWKIRKDTFPAVGAVRQTGTTVIIEDVTFPVEQLAEGVNRLIQLFDKHHYDEAIIFGHALEGNLHFVFTQGFNSAEEVARYQAFMDDVAQLVAVEFGGSLKAEHGTGRNMAPFVELEWGHDAYQLMWALKRLLDPNGILNPDVVLSTDPDIHLKNLKPLPAADEIVDKCIECGFCEPVCPSKGLTLSPRQRIVMWRDIQAKKRAGVDTRELLKTYQYQGLDTCAATGLCAQRCPVGINTGELVKKLRSQAAEHEKTADWLADHFHTALSGARLTLTAANTARKLLGAPRLSRLTASLSNASNGRLPQWTPAMPQPLRAIDFGPASNDARPRVVYLAACVSRVMGPAYADREQSSLLDKTRALLEKAGYQVVFPDNADSLCCGQPFASKGYPEQAEHKRQELINALLHASRGGLDPIYCDTSPCTLRLVQDLGDTRLDLYDPVRFIRTHLLDKLEFTPQDEPVAVHVTCSTQHLGESQALIDLARRCSNQVVIPEGIHCCGFAGDKGFTTPELNAHALRSLKDAVQYCSEGISTSRTCEIGLSSHSGIDYHGLVYLVDRVTRPRVI is encoded by the coding sequence ATGAGCCTGCCCGCTGCGTTCCTGCGTGATGTCGAGCGCCTGATACCTGCCGAACGCCGTTTCGATGACCCGACCTCCACCCTGGCCTTTGGCACCGATGCCAGCTTCTATCGGCTGATCCCCAAGCTGGTGGTGCGCGTCGAGTCTGAAGACGAAGTGGTCGGCCTGCTGCAGCTGGCCCAGCGCGAGCGCGTGCCGGTGACCTTCCGCGCCGCCGGCACCAGCCTGTCTGGGCAGGCCATCAGCGACTCGGTACTGATTGTGCTCGGCGACAATTGGAACGGCCGCGAGATCCGCGGCCAGGGTGAGCAGATCCGCCTGCAGCCCGGCGTCATCGGCGCCCAGGCCAACGCCTGGCTGGCCCCCTATGGCCGCAAGATTGGCCCAGACCCCGCCTCGATCAACGCCTGCAAAATCGGCGGCATCGTCGCCAACAACGCCAGCGGCATGTGCTGCGGCACTGCGCAAAATACCTATCACACCCTCGCGGGCCTGCGCTTGGTACTGGCCGACGGCACCCGCCTGGACAGCGAAGACCCGGCCAGCGTCGCGGCCTTCGAGCACAGCCATGCCGACCTGCTGGAAGCCCTGGCCCGCCTGGGCCGCGAAACCCGCGCCAACACCGAACTGGCAGACCGCATCCGCCACAAGTACCGGCTGAAGAACACCACCGGCCTGTCGCTCAATGCGCTGGTGGACTACGACCAGCCACTCGATATCCTGCAGCACTTGCTGGTTGGGTCTGAAGGCACGCTGGGCTTCATCAGTGCCGTCACCTACGACACCGTGCCTGACCACCCGCACAAGGCCAGCGCCTTGCTGGTGTTCCCCAGCGTCGAGAGCTGCTGCCGCGCGGTAACCGTGCTCAAGCGCCAGCCCGTTTCCGCCGTCGAACTGCTCGACCGCCGCAGCCTGCGCTCGGTGCAAAACATGCCCGGCATGCCCCTGTGGGTAAAAGGCCTGTCAGACAATGCCTGCGCGCTGCTGATCGAATCCCGCGCCGCCAGCCAGACGCTGCTGCACGAACAACTGCACCACGTAATGGCATCGATTGCCGACTACCCCCTGGAGCAAAAGGTCGAGTTCAGCGAAGACCCAGCGGTGTACAACCAGCTGTGGAAAATCCGCAAAGACACCTTCCCCGCCGTCGGCGCCGTGCGCCAGACCGGCACCACAGTGATCATCGAAGACGTCACCTTCCCCGTCGAGCAACTGGCCGAGGGCGTCAACCGCCTGATTCAGCTGTTCGACAAGCACCACTATGACGAGGCGATCATTTTCGGCCATGCCCTTGAGGGCAACCTGCACTTCGTCTTCACCCAGGGCTTCAACAGCGCCGAAGAAGTCGCGCGTTACCAAGCCTTCATGGACGACGTCGCACAGCTGGTGGCCGTGGAGTTCGGTGGCTCGCTGAAGGCCGAGCACGGCACCGGGCGCAACATGGCGCCGTTCGTGGAACTGGAGTGGGGCCATGACGCCTACCAGTTGATGTGGGCACTCAAACGCCTGCTCGACCCCAACGGCATCCTCAACCCCGACGTAGTGTTGAGCACCGATCCAGACATCCACCTGAAAAACCTCAAGCCGCTGCCGGCTGCCGACGAAATCGTCGACAAGTGCATCGAGTGCGGCTTCTGCGAACCCGTGTGCCCGTCCAAAGGCCTGACCCTCAGCCCACGCCAGCGCATCGTCATGTGGCGTGATATCCAGGCCAAGAAACGCGCCGGCGTCGATACACGCGAACTGCTCAAGACTTACCAATACCAAGGCCTCGACACCTGCGCCGCCACCGGCTTGTGCGCCCAGCGCTGCCCGGTCGGCATCAACACCGGCGAGCTGGTGAAGAAGCTGCGCAGCCAGGCCGCCGAGCACGAAAAAACCGCCGACTGGCTGGCCGACCATTTCCACACGGCCTTGAGTGGCGCCCGCCTCACCCTCACCGCCGCCAATACCGCCCGCAAGCTGCTCGGCGCCCCACGCCTAAGCCGCCTGACCGCATCGCTGAGCAACGCCAGCAACGGCCGGCTGCCCCAATGGACGCCCGCCATGCCCCAGCCGCTGCGCGCCATCGACTTCGGCCCAGCGAGCAACGACGCCCGCCCCCGCGTCGTGTACCTGGCCGCCTGCGTCTCGCGCGTGATGGGCCCCGCCTATGCCGACCGCGAACAAAGCTCGCTGCTGGACAAAACCCGCGCCCTGCTGGAAAAAGCCGGTTACCAAGTCGTGTTCCCCGACAATGCCGACAGCCTCTGCTGCGGCCAACCCTTCGCCTCCAAAGGTTACCCAGAGCAGGCCGAGCACAAGCGCCAGGAACTGATCAACGCCCTGCTGCACGCCAGCCGCGGCGGCCTCGACCCGATCTACTGCGACACCAGCCCGTGCACCCTGCGCCTGGTGCAAGACCTGGGCGACACCCGCCTGGACCTGTACGACCCCGTGCGCTTCATCCGCACCCACCTGCTGGACAAATTGGAGTTCACCCCCCAGGACGAGCCGGTGGCCGTGCACGTGACCTGCAGCACCCAGCACCTAGGCGAAAGCCAAGCGCTGATCGACCTGGCGCGGCGTTGCAGCAACCAGGTGGTGATCCCGGAAGGTATTCACTGCTGCGGGTTTGCCGGTGACAAAGGCTTCACCACGCCAGAGCTCAATGCCCACGCGCTGCGCAGCCTGAAGGATGCGGTGCAGTATTGCAGCGAAGGCATTTCCACCAGCCGCACCTGCGAAATCGGGTTGTCGAGCCACAGCGGCATCGACTATCACGGCCTGGTCTACCTGGTAGACCGCGTCACCCGCCCGCGTGTTATCTAA